Part of the Leptolyngbya sp. BL0902 genome, GATAATCGCGACATAATGCAGAAACCTAACGTATAGTTCCGTAGCCAACCATGCCCTCGTTCGATGCCGCCCTCACGGCTTACCAAACTCTCCCCCAGCGTGTCAAAAGCTTGATGCTAAGCACTGTCAGCGCCGACGGCAACCCCCACGCTAGCTACGCACCCTTTACCATAGACGACACCTATCAGATCTACCTACTGACCAGCGGACTATCCGCCCATACCCAGCATCTTTTAAGTACTGGGCGGGCTAGTGTTCTTATTATTGAAGACGAAAGCCAGACTCAGCAAGTTTTTGCCCGCCAGCGTCTGACCTACGATTGCCAGGTGATCCCCATTCCTCGCCATAGCGAAGGCTGGGAGATCCAGATTGCCCAAATGGAAGCTCGCTTTGGCCCCATTATTGCCATGCTGCGCCAGCTTGAGGATTTTCAGCTCTTTCGGCTCAGCCCCCAGGCAGGCCGTTTTGTCATGGGTTTTGGAGCCGCCTACGCCGTCGATCCCAACAACCTCAGCCAGCTTCAGGCGGGGGCCATTACTGGAGAAGCGAGCTAGGCGCGAAGAATCCGACGCAGCCCCGTCCAGCCGATGAGGGTGTAGCCCGCTGCCAGCAGCAGACTGGTGATGGAGGTACGCAGGGCAGATTTCCAGGCTTCAATTTTAACGCGGCGCTCGGCCTCCGCCCGTCGGGTGCCAATTTCTGCTTCAATGCGCTGGCGGTTTTGGTCCACCTGCTGCTGCAAAAACTGGTCTAACCCCTCTGGGTTATTTTGATATTGCTGGAAGTCTGGGGGCAACTGGCCGCTCTGGATGGCTTGATTCAGCAGTTCTTCGTTGTCTAGCAGCGCTTCGAGTTGGGGCCGCTGCTGGCTCAGTTGGGCTGCAATCTGTTGATCCAGTTGGGCGGCGGCTTGGCCCGCCTCGGCGTTAACCTGCTCTAGGGTGGTTTGGCTAGAGAGATACACGGCACTGAGATGCAGCAGCGACAGCAACAGATAGACTAGGCCCAGCAGGCTAGCCAGGGCCGACACCCAAAAGCGCAGGTCGGTAAACAACCCCTTGGCTAGGGCGACTCGCCCTACTCGGCCATCTACCCACAGCCCTGCCAGCAAAAGGGCCATGCCAATGAGAGGCACAATGCCGCGATCCACCAGTTGCGTGATGGTCGCCAACTGCCACTGAACATTGGTGACATTGGGGGGGAATAGCAA contains:
- a CDS encoding HugZ family protein — protein: MPSFDAALTAYQTLPQRVKSLMLSTVSADGNPHASYAPFTIDDTYQIYLLTSGLSAHTQHLLSTGRASVLIIEDESQTQQVFARQRLTYDCQVIPIPRHSEGWEIQIAQMEARFGPIIAMLRQLEDFQLFRLSPQAGRFVMGFGAAYAVDPNNLSQLQAGAITGEAS
- a CDS encoding HpsJ family protein, whose amino-acid sequence is MVLFSEATSAEWLSVEISQDFMTSESALSGATASPLAALALKAAGGVAILSALLDYLILLFPPNVTNVQWQLATITQLVDRGIVPLIGMALLLAGLWVDGRVGRVALAKGLFTDLRFWVSALASLLGLVYLLLSLLHLSAVYLSSQTTLEQVNAEAGQAAAQLDQQIAAQLSQQRPQLEALLDNEELLNQAIQSGQLPPDFQQYQNNPEGLDQFLQQQVDQNRQRIEAEIGTRRAEAERRVKIEAWKSALRTSITSLLLAAGYTLIGWTGLRRILRA